From Palaemon carinicauda isolate YSFRI2023 chromosome 41, ASM3689809v2, whole genome shotgun sequence:
cagacactacaagaaactatcgagcttgagtgggtctcaaaccccagtccagcggaTTACtaggcagggacgtctccaataggctaaGACAACCCTAAAAACACTAAAAGACTGAATAAGAACACTAGTGTTCTTATCTCTTTACCTGTATGAGATCCATGCTGAGTGATGTCCAAGAAGAAATGAATGTCGTGGTTCAGCAGCACCCTTCTTTTATACAGAAGCTGTACTTTGTTTAATTAGGGTGACCTCTTCGTAGAGGCCATACCATCATAATGAAGACGGTCATAGTATATGAATGAGCCTCTAATATTTTCAGCTGTCGATTTGCCAAAATACTTTCTCGTAATGTATCCGTTAAAAAACGCTTTCTAGAGAATTACATCCCAATATGTTTATCAATGACGTCGGCGACCTATGTTAGAGGCTGACGAATAAATCATTGGTCTTTATTTGTAAAATGTACGTAAAGAGATTCTGCTTCATATCAGGGGTTAATCTGATTAACTAACAAAAACTAAAGATATTGGAAACCACTATGCATATTCATATGAGCCAAGGCCATAGGAATCTATTTATTACAGGAAATTATACTTCACTTACAGGTTATCATACCCATCATACGCCAACACTTTTTGTATATCAATAGCTGAACGTTTATTTTGTAGAAATTAGCAAAACATGCATTGCTATGTTTGGGAATTACTCAAAATTCTGGATTTGAACTTCTGTTGACAAGCTGtttcttgtcaacaaagaaaaaaatgcattgcCCATATAATGATTCTTAGAGATGTCTTGTCGAATGTTAATTAattaattggttttttttttttattgttgtttggcATAACCACTgacgccagaaaaaaaaaactatggttaaGCTGAAGTTTCGATGGCAGAGGTAAAATTATAAACGTGAGGAAATCATAGAATTATGTTTTCTAAAAACTttcattttcattcaccttagaggGGCATTATGTAATAAAACGTCAACTCGTTATTATTTAGAAATTGCTTAAACCTCATGATTTCCTcacatttaaaaaaaggaaaataagatgatAATAAGTGCTGCAAATAGATAATGAAAAtctctactgtatataaaaaactATGTGAATAGTGTATTAATTACAATGATATTTACCTAATTAGGAACCCAGgtgaaagtaatgtctttagttcaATACCGTATATCAATAGATTGTGTCTTTTgataaaatggtttatttctttcatttattgCATAGGAACTTTCGAAAATGACTATTTTTAGATCTTTATAAGAGCAATGCTTATTTCAATCAAATAAATTAAACAAACATCGAGTTTTAGACCACAATTCTATCATGTGGAATTGATTTGAATAGCTCCGTAAGTTTTAGctaataaaattatattcttttaatattcacttctcaaagtgtaatatatatatatgtatatatttatatatatatatatatatatatatatatatatatacatatatatatatacacacatatatatgcatatatatatatatataatatatatatatatatatatatatatatatatatatatattgtttttgggTGTGTGAGTGTAGAAAAAATAAAAGCTAACACGTAATGAGCATGAAACATATATTATAGCCAAGGAaggcttttcatttttccttttgtggctataacatacaaacacacacatatatagatacatatacatacatagatacacacacacacacatatatatatatatatatatatatatatatatatatatatatatatatatatatattataaaagagagagagagagagagagagagagagagagagagagagagagagagagagagagagagagagagagagagacacgtttgTAGTTATGGCAGCCGCCTTACACGGATAAATTAAGCTGTaactttgtacacacacacacacacacacacacacacatatacatatatatatatatatatatatatatatatatttatttacatatatatatatacatatgtgtgtgtatctatgtatgtatgtatgggtgtacaACACATCTCTTAAAATACTGTTCAATAAATATCAATGGAGATCAACATATAAATATAACCTACATTGTCGTGAAATTCcaataaaattataattagtaCAAGTGTCAGCTCGTCTATATAAACATCATAACCAATCTTATGATATTTTTCattggagataaaataaaaaatatgattaacCAGGCCTCTTTTTTCATGAGTAGTTCAGTATAAGCAAAGTCATTGCCAACttttggttcatatatatatatatatatatatatatatatatatatatatatatataaacatatatatatatatatatatatatatatactgtatatatatatatatatatatatatatatatatatatataaacatatatatatatatatatatatatatatatatatactgtatatatatatatatatatatatatatatatatatatatatatatatatatatatataaaatcacccctcctacggctattgacgcaaagggcctcatagatagatatatatatatatatatatatatatatatatatatatataaatatatatatatatatatatatatatatatatatatatacacacacacatatgtgtgtgtgtgtattgttgggGGTGACGAAGACAATTACAAAAAACCTATTCATAATCATTACATTTTGACttgtatataataaaaattctggaatttttcgttttttttcttcagaataacACGATATTGATTAAAGTTTCCGTGTCATGCCATGTCTGGTAGCATAGTAATAACGATAGAATGATAATTACGCAACCTAACTTGATTATAGTCTAAAGTAAATACTTATTCTGGAATAAGGTTTGCATATATTCGAACAATTTTCTTCCACCAATACTTCCGGTCTCCCTTGATAGAGTGCCACGCGTGATAAATGCCAATGTCCTTCGTCCTTATGATATCTGATCCGTAACCATCTGGATCGCCGTGTCTGGAGACATTAGCCCTCTCTGCCAAGACTCCAGTGACGTAGGCGTCATCGACCCAGAGGAAAGGGACTTCCTCTGACGCCTTCAGGAGTCGAGGGATCACCTTCGTCGGCAGAACCCACATACCGCCCGAACAGAAAACGGGATACTGGACAGCTGGATATTCCTCATAGCTCACTGCCCACTTTCCTTCTCTCATCGCTTTGCTGTACATGGCGTTGCAGTAGAAATGGTCAGTTGTCTTTATGTCATAACTCCGTAGGTTCATGGTTAGTAAGAATATGTCGACCAGAACATCGTCGTCTGCGTGGAGGGTCCATGGAACGTGCTGACAGTGGTGGCTGATCCAGGATAAGGCGGACAGCCCTTTGTAGCTCAGGAGGTGGTAGTCCTCGGACAGGTCCACCTATGGTTGTTATTGAAAGAAACAATGAACATTTGAATGATAGATGCAAAGACTcgtcaaatgaaataaaaaacacacaGGTAAGTATTTCAGTTAAGCATGAACAATATACATCTGATAATCTAGATGAGGGCTATTTAGTTAtaaccaaaattatattttcatagaaCCTTTAAGACGAGTAGTTCTTCACACGATAGAACACCTGATTATGAACAATTCTTTTAAACACGCCTTCACTACACGTATCAAGATGAGGGAATCacagaacaaggaaataaattcagAAATAGGTTGCAGGAAAAGTTCACTAGAAATGGCATCGTCCGAACTACGTCTGCTCTTTTTCGCCTCCAAATGTGAAAGTGGAATTTTGAACAAAATACATATGATAGACTAGATGAGGGCTATCAGGTCGGCCactaaaaatgaaaattgaatataaaaatctaaTGGAATGGAACCTTAAAAAATggcagttttgagagagagagagagagagagagagagagagagagagagagagagagagagagagagagatccatacctGCAAGATATCCTTGTAAACTCTACTCTCATGTAGAATGAGTTTCCTCTCTTCATCATTCTTCGGAAGACCCACGACGAAAATAACAGCAATGTTGTTGGTCGCGTTCGCCCAAGTTTCTCTGGTCACTCTTCGGTTTTCTGCTCGGCTGATGACGCTGTGAACGTACCCGATGATTTCGTACTTCTTCCCACGATGGCAGAAATCTTCTTCTTCTATCAAATACTTGACGGATTTGTAGGAGAGATTTTGAGCCTTTCCAATACTAGAACGTTTGCTTATTATCTCATCTTTTACCTAGAGGGGAGGGATTTGGTAAAACCCATGGATTAATTTCACCTAGTATCAGTTATTCTCTTTCAATGTCAAGTAGCTTGGACTATCTTGGTCTTTTGTTACCTCTTTTGATTTTTATTTGACGtctataattttttcattactttaagCTTTATTCCCATAGTGATATGCTTTCATTATTGGGGActctttgggcttaaagcatttttTTCCTGACTAGTGTTCCAGTGTGGATTGTCATAagagtaacattaacaataattattatcaataaatcttCAATAATTCATCAAAGGAAAACTGATAAAAATTCCGTCAAACAAGTATATAAGAATATGAGTATctgcaaatgtgtgtgtgtgtgtgtgtgagagagagagagagagagagagagagagagagagagagagagagagagagagagagagatttgaagttttctagcatcctgacatcgaaggtcattgacgccgatatcgtttattatgaataaagattaaaagaatattcaattaaaaccagaaaattaaatattttataaaagttaaatagcattaagaagacctgcttcagagagagagagagagagagagagagagagagagagagagagagagagagagagagagagatagactgtGTAAACAATTACAAAAACTATTGCAATATCGTAAGGTAATAGGGCTGAGGATCTTCATAATAACAACTCACCTGTATTACGTCATCATCTTGTTGCAAGTAAATTGCTGACGTCACGAGATAAACGAATATCGACGAAACCAAGAAAATATATCGCATGAAAAAGATagattttgatttctgtttcaCTTTCCAGATGATGTTGCTGAAACTGATGATATGCATGTTCTGGATGATGGGTGTAATGAAGTTTTGTTCTATATTGGTTGAAATTTAGTTTTGATCTTAGTTCCGTTTTTCCATTCCTGCACACATTTCATTTGCCTGTTAATGGTCTTCTTATAATCATCTGATTTCAATTTTCAATTGTAGTTTCCTGTTATTATAGTTATCTTCATGGACGAGAAATCCTTTGATTATACTAAAGAAGTATACTTGTTagaatatataaaacaacaattatAGTCCATCAAAAGCTTCATAAGATAAACATTTGAATATGCAATAAGCATGAATGTACGAATATACTCATTTGAATAACTACaactgggagtttttttttttttttttttccagaagacaAACATGCCTTTATTTCGACACTTGAAAATCCTTTTCATGGAAAACAGAAAACTcccaataaatgaaaatattacctTTTAGTTAtaaccaaaattatattttcatagaaCCTTTAAGACGAGAAGTTCTTCGCACGATATAACACCTGATTATGAACAATTCTCTTAAACACGCCTTCACTACACGTATCAAGATAAGGGAATCacagaacaaggaaataaattcagAAATAGGTTGCAGGAAAAGTTCACTAGAAATGGCATCGTCAGAACTACGTCTGCTCTTTTTCGCTGGTAAAAGTGAACTTTCCTGGTTGCCACTAGTTAGCTGATAGTAAATTTATCCGAACTCAGTAGTTATATGTTCACACAATTACGGAATAGTGGATATATTGCTCAATTCAATACAAGCAGACGAATAgcattacctcccccaacgaagttgaagggaggttatgttttaacccccgtttgtgtgtttatttatgtgtgtttgtttatgaacagcttcctggtcacaattttaatcgtggagtaatgaaacttgcagggattaactgttatataaaatgctggaaatgattaaattttggaaagccaaggtcaaaggtcaagatcacggttaagcaaaatgtccaattcacgtaatcaggcataagtttggacatcgttttcacagagactccaaacttggttaatttttgagtgtatgaaaatccacgccaattaatacatgttaaggtcaaaggtcaaggtcaagcaaaaggtcgggaaataagctgccgcgcggaggtctgcgctctactgagtgcccctcaagttacgAACTGAATTGAATTTATATGCTAAGATATGAGATCATAAGGTAGAAAATAAATTTATAGAACAACTAGCTAGGTTGTAGATAGTACACAAGATTTCAGACGCGTGAATTTTAATATTCATACTCTTACAACGTACTCAgctgaaattataataattatgttaCCAAGATAATtgaaatacatttataatataGTCTGAAAGTTTGTAaacactcaaaaataaaaatatttgtatactaCTATAAAGTATAACTTCATTGGGAAGTTCGCCGATGGATTTGTGTGAGAAATAGCCAGTGTGTTGCCTCAAGGTTAGAACGTTTACATAACTTAAACGTCTTGAAGTCGGTCTCAGCTCTGATGCTACTGGGTTCATAGAATGATCTTTAAAATATCTATATCTCATTATTTGATCTTGatatttcaattaaatttattCGAGGCTTTAAATAAagaatatcatatattatatatcaaatcgCAGTTTcaaatagataaaatttaaatatatatatatattttttttcattacgtaACTGTTCTCAACTATATTCAATTTTTAAgtaattaattgtatatataaatttccagtCCTGCCTACATACATTGTATTCTTTCTTGTGACCCTGATGAAGAGCCATAAggagtagaaaaaatatataactcaCTGGCTGTTCCTCCCAAAATTCACCGCTCTAACTTACCCGCTAAGGTtaattatatacaattattttttggTATTGAATCATTATAAATTTTCAGAATGCATTAAAATGCGTTTTAAATATCTCTTTTATAGTACTGttatgaagagttggaagacctaggcctacatggctgacgactatgaagcttgaagtagatgatgaatggaaaagcaggatgcttcaagcccatgggctccaacagggaaaatagcccattgaggaaaggaaataaggaaacagctaaaatagtgtgcctgagtgtaccctcaagcaagagaaatctaacccaagacagtagaagatcatggtacagaggctatgacaatatccaagactggagaacattggtttgagtttggagtgtccttctcctagaagagccttgAGAAACAAATTTAACAAAGATCTTTTCACTAACGTTTCATTCGTGGAATTTTATTCTTCCagttgccaagaaaaaaaaaaaataaacatttacctTAACCTTACTCATATCCTCTTGGATTTGCTTTTCcacaattatgaaaattatcatgtcatgcattattttctttcattttccatcATTCGTTTTTAATGAGAACCTTTGAGTATCTTAAGTATTAATTATTTCAGGAACCCACATAAGCTTAGATCATATTACCACTGATTTCtctcattaataataatttacaaataatagtgatgatattgATAACCATAATGATAACAGATATTTTTACTTTTAGTATTATAATCATTGTCATTAGCATTATTATATAAAAACGTTACAAACAATTCgttaaataacataaataaaacaacataaataaaaacaattataacatATTTCCTCGATGGAAAAACAACATACATTTAAAAACATGTTAAACAAGCAACAACATCGAGATGAAACAAATTAAGCAAATAAACACATCTTCCAAACCGAGGCAAACTGTGACTAGGCAGAACAGAGATTTGTGAAGACCAGCAATTTAGGGGTTTTCGTACGTAACATGAGCTACGTAACCTCCATCGCCCTGCACGGAATATCCCACCCTCTGCAGGCGACCGTCTGGTAGTAGGACTTCATAATGTCCATGGGTGTCTTGTCCTCTTCGAGTCTCCTGGTGGGCAAATTTATTCCTCGAGTGTTCATTGTTCACAGCATAGTGGAAGTCATATTGTGGCTCAGTAAAGATCTGTAATGGGGGTTAAT
This genomic window contains:
- the LOC137632442 gene encoding beta-1,3-galactosyltransferase 2-like: MHIISFSNIIWKVKQKSKSIFFMRYIFLVSSIFVYLVTSAIYLQQDDDVIQVKDEIISKRSSIGKAQNLSYKSVKYLIEEEDFCHRGKKYEIIGYVHSVISRAENRRVTRETWANATNNIAVIFVVGLPKNDEERKLILHESRVYKDILQVDLSEDYHLLSYKGLSALSWISHHCQHVPWTLHADDDVLVDIFLLTMNLRSYDIKTTDHFYCNAMYSKAMREGKWAVSYEEYPAVQYPVFCSGGMWVLPTKVIPRLLKASEEVPFLWVDDAYVTGVLAERANVSRHGDPDGYGSDIIRTKDIGIYHAWHSIKGDRKYWWKKIVRIYANLIPE